From a region of the Torulaspora globosa chromosome 7, complete sequence genome:
- the CDC6 gene encoding AAA family ATPase CDC6 (ancestral locus Anc_1.142), translated as MDCSAGVATGRVLRSRKRSNEGLIMPSTPKKARSENCALPMTPPATGVKKQCAKEPLTPCASPMRLIFGKRSMYSRTKALLQRSSGLFTELDGHLPTRKSQHSDILSFLNRSVGGRVSDSLYITGPPGTGKTAQIDAIVKNRFLPVILPSAADSKITRPASAKGLKNVSYYELPDGKVETVAVTTINCIAVNDPSTIFNKIYTSLVSSPESGAPVKTMSELQRFLESYEGSTGFLVILDEMDKLVHSNSNDTNSTKTIFELFLLAKLPSARFTLIGIANSLDMKDRFLSRLNLRQDLLPETLVFHPYTPDEMFEIIMNRLKRVSCNEEDCVFNPMAIKFAAKKCSGNTGDLRKLFDVLRSSIEIVELQVVASKLKDKDANSSSLVKVGLPHVAKVFSQFMNNSSTRSRINKLNMQQRLILCAIVHREKTDIFQTHCSLDDSYDYYVNLLKNKDALTPLKRNEFLETCNALETCGVTRIFQGRSTGKTRHAIKLIKSSIDEKEFEEEMSKVEILRRFLTN; from the coding sequence ATGGATTGTAGTGCTGGCGTTGCGACCGGTAGGGTTTTGAGAtcgagaaagagaagcaaTGAAGGGTTGATCATGCCAAGCACGCCAAAGAAGGCCAGGTCCGAAAACTGTGCGTTGCCTATGACTCCTCCCGCTACTGGGGTGAAGAAGCAGTGCGCAAAGGAGCCCCTCACGCCCTGTGCGTCTCCGATGAGGTTGATTTTTGGTAAAAGGTCGATGTATTCGAGGACAAAAGCGCTTTTGCAGCGGTCGTCGGGTCTTTTTACCGAGCTGGACGGACATCTACCGACTAGAAAATCCCAGCATTCGGATATTTTGTCATTTTTGAACCGTAGCGTGGGAGGCCGCGTGAGCGATTCTCTGTACATTACTGGGCCGCCTGGTACCGGAAAGACCGCTCAAATTGATGCGATCGTTAAGAATCGGTTTCTGCCGGTGATACTGCCGTCTGCCGCCGATTCCAAGATTACTCGGCCAGCTTCTGCAAAGGGTCTTAAAAATGTTTCGTACTACGAGTTGCCCGACGGGAAAGTGGAAACGGTCGCTGTGACAACAATCAATTGTATCGCTGTTAATGACCCTTCGACTATTTTCAACAAGATTTACACGTCACTGGTCTCTTCGCCTGAGTCTGGCGCTCCGGTTAAGACTATGTCCGAGTTACAGCGTTTCTTGGAAAGCTACGAGGGATCTACTGGGTTCTTGGTTATTTTGGATGAGATGGATAAGTTAGTGCATTCAAACTCAAATGATACAAATTCGACAAAGACGATTTTCGAGTTGTTTTTGCTGGCCAAATTGCCTTCCGCCAGATTCACACTTATTGGAATCGCTAACAGTTTGGACATGAAGGATAGATTCCTATCTCGTCTGAACTTGAGACAAGATCTCTTGCCCGAGACGCTCGTTTTCCATCCGTATACGCCTGATGAGATGTTTGAGATCATCATGAATCGCTTGAAAAGAGTAAGTTGTAACGAGGAGGACTGCGTTTTCAACCCAATGGCTATCAAGTTCGCCGCAAAGAAGTGTTCTGGTAACACGGGTGACTTAAGAAAGCTATTCGACGTGTTGAGAAGCAGTATTGAAATTGTCGAGTTGCAAGTGGTCGCTTCCaaattgaaggataaagatGCAAATTCGTCAAGTTTAGTCAAAGTAGGACTGCCCCACGTTGCCAAAGTCTTCTCTCAGTTCATGAATAACTCTtcgacaagatcaagaatcaaCAAACTGAACATGCAACAACGTCTCATTCTGTGTGCCATCGTGCACAGGGAAAAGACAGATATATTTCAAACGCACTGTTCGCTAGACGACAGCTATGATTACTACGTCAATTTACTCAAGAATAAGGACGCTCTGACGcctttgaagaggaacgAATTTTTGGAGACTTGTAACGCTCTGGAGACTTGTGGTGTGACCCGAATTTTCCAAGGCAGATCAACGGGAAAGACCAGGCATGCTATTAAATTAATCAAATCATCCATCGACGAGAAGGAAttcgaggaagagatgagcAAAGTCGAAATACTCCGGAGGTTTCTAACGAACTAG